A window of the bacterium genome harbors these coding sequences:
- the nadD gene encoding nicotinate-nucleotide adenylyltransferase gives MRIAIMGGTFNPIHYGHLVSASEVCNKFKLDKVIFIPSALNPLKNTSNLAEAHHRLKMIKLAIAGNPLFEDSDIEIKRGGTSYTIDTIKAFVKKYGRGVNIYFIIGTDAFLEIDSWASPDALLRMCRFIVTSRPGYDVKKAKHVFKKYTEMMEITYLAISSSDIRKRIKSGAPIKYLLPESVEDYICKHGLYRK, from the coding sequence ATGCGCATTGCTATTATGGGCGGTACTTTTAATCCCATTCATTATGGGCATCTTGTAAGCGCTTCCGAGGTTTGCAATAAATTCAAACTTGACAAGGTAATATTTATTCCTTCAGCCCTTAATCCCCTCAAAAATACTTCCAATCTTGCTGAGGCTCATCATCGTCTTAAGATGATAAAATTAGCAATAGCTGGTAATCCTTTGTTTGAGGATTCAGACATTGAAATAAAAAGAGGAGGCACATCATATACTATAGATACGATTAAAGCATTTGTAAAAAAATATGGCAGAGGTGTTAATATATATTTCATAATAGGCACAGATGCTTTTTTGGAAATAGATAGCTGGGCATCTCCTGATGCGCTTTTGAGAATGTGTAGGTTTATAGTAACGTCTCGTCCGGGATATGACGTTAAAAAAGCAAAACATGTTTTCAAGAAATATACCGAAATGATGGAGATTACCTATCTTGCAATCTCTTCTTCCGACATTCGAAAGAGAATAAAATCAGGCGCTCCGATAAAATACTTATTGCCTGAGAGTGTTGAAGATTATATATGCAAACATGGACTCTATAGAAAATAA